A genomic region of Streptomyces rimosus contains the following coding sequences:
- a CDS encoding ABC transporter substrate-binding protein, with product MSVTAACGVGGAEGSAAEGQPKRTGKVSGQITFRTLQLKPNFTAYVQGVIDAFEKKYPDVKVTWEDVPGDGYNEKLVADAQAGGLPDVVNLNTDSFQLLGDRGMLADVAELDPKVAKEYVPGAWDQYKLPGKRDGVYAYPWYVTPEILTYNKELFADAGLDVNKPPTSVEQFFDYAERIAGASGGRYTAFMADPKGRLPGDWQKMGVPILNKEKNAFVFDTPKAVEWVQRMKKLYAMGAMPKESLTKADDLAQLYGAGKLVFGPGSPGILKDVKRNSPAAYGKTQVAKAVTGKLGHIGIYTQSLGVRKDTKHPDAAAEFAKWVTNGPNQVAFSKQVTIYPSNAKGLADPYFADQGDGKDPETMARTVGAEELKSAQLDANTPVEWTTQVGDAVVREMQKGIRGEEDATAAVKNAQEAANKILAQQKKRQ from the coding sequence ATGTCCGTCACGGCCGCCTGCGGCGTCGGCGGTGCCGAGGGGTCGGCCGCGGAGGGGCAGCCGAAGCGGACCGGCAAGGTGTCCGGCCAGATCACCTTCCGTACGTTGCAGCTCAAGCCGAACTTCACCGCGTATGTGCAGGGTGTCATCGACGCGTTCGAGAAGAAGTACCCGGACGTGAAGGTGACCTGGGAGGACGTGCCGGGCGACGGCTACAACGAGAAGCTCGTCGCGGACGCGCAGGCCGGCGGGCTGCCGGACGTGGTCAACCTGAACACCGACTCGTTCCAGCTGCTCGGCGACCGGGGCATGCTCGCGGACGTCGCCGAGCTGGACCCGAAGGTCGCCAAGGAGTACGTGCCCGGCGCCTGGGACCAGTACAAGCTGCCGGGCAAGAGGGACGGGGTGTACGCGTACCCCTGGTACGTGACGCCCGAGATCCTCACGTACAACAAGGAACTCTTCGCCGACGCCGGGCTGGACGTGAACAAGCCGCCGACGAGCGTCGAGCAGTTCTTCGACTACGCGGAGCGGATCGCGGGCGCCTCGGGCGGCCGGTACACGGCGTTCATGGCGGACCCGAAGGGGCGGCTGCCCGGGGACTGGCAGAAGATGGGCGTGCCGATCCTGAACAAGGAGAAGAACGCGTTCGTCTTCGACACGCCGAAGGCCGTCGAGTGGGTGCAGCGGATGAAGAAGCTGTACGCGATGGGGGCGATGCCGAAGGAGTCGCTGACCAAGGCCGACGATCTCGCGCAGCTCTACGGGGCCGGGAAGCTGGTGTTCGGGCCCGGGTCCCCCGGCATCCTCAAGGACGTGAAGCGCAACTCGCCGGCGGCGTACGGGAAGACGCAGGTCGCCAAGGCCGTGACGGGGAAGCTCGGGCACATCGGGATCTACACGCAGTCGCTGGGCGTACGCAAGGACACCAAGCATCCGGACGCGGCGGCGGAGTTCGCGAAGTGGGTGACCAACGGGCCCAACCAGGTCGCGTTCTCCAAGCAGGTGACGATCTACCCGTCGAACGCGAAGGGGCTGGCCGACCCGTACTTCGCGGACCAGGGCGACGGCAAGGACCCCGAGACGATGGCGCGCACCGTCGGCGCCGAGGAGCTGAAGTCCGCGCAGCTGGACGCCAATACGCCCGTGGAGTGGACCACGCAGGTCGGTGACGCGGTGGTGCGGGAGATGCAGAAGGGGATCAGGGGGGAAGAGGACGCGACGGCCGCGGTCAAGAACGCGCAGGAAGCGGCCAACAAGATCCTCGCGCAGCAGAAGAAGCGACAGTGA
- a CDS encoding carbohydrate ABC transporter permease encodes MDDTVRRREEAPIAAPHVPEPAPSPVPAPSPAPAALTAPAPRRAKSPDTDPGLPHRRWWTPYLFLLPGLVMVVLFSLWPFVNTVILSLTDAQILKGGRFVGLENYGRALGDPDFWTATVNSVVYLAVVVPCLVLLPLALAVLVQRKIPGIGFFRSAFYTPVIASAVVVGLIWQWVLRSDGLVNTVFEKLHLISGPVPFLTDSTMLLVSAMIVTIWKGLGYYMVFYLAALGNVPTSLYEAAALDGAGAVRRFLSITIPSVKPMMLLVGTLSAISALRVFTEIYILGGESGGPGGGARTLPFLIRQVGLGFAGETGYAAAISILLFLLTLVFSLLGHRLSKGDER; translated from the coding sequence ATGGATGACACCGTGCGACGCCGCGAAGAGGCACCGATAGCCGCGCCACATGTACCGGAACCCGCCCCCTCACCGGTACCCGCCCCTTCACCGGCCCCCGCCGCACTCACCGCCCCCGCCCCCCGCCGCGCCAAATCCCCCGACACGGACCCCGGCCTCCCCCATCGCCGCTGGTGGACCCCGTACCTCTTCCTTCTCCCCGGCCTGGTCATGGTGGTGTTGTTCAGCCTTTGGCCGTTCGTCAACACCGTCATCCTGTCGTTGACCGATGCGCAGATCCTCAAGGGCGGGCGGTTCGTCGGGCTGGAGAACTACGGGCGGGCGCTCGGTGATCCCGACTTCTGGACGGCGACGGTCAACAGCGTCGTGTACCTGGCCGTGGTCGTGCCCTGCCTGGTGCTGTTGCCGCTGGCGCTGGCCGTCCTCGTCCAGCGCAAGATCCCCGGGATCGGCTTCTTCCGCTCCGCCTTCTACACGCCGGTCATCGCCTCGGCGGTCGTGGTCGGGCTGATCTGGCAGTGGGTCCTGCGCAGTGACGGACTGGTCAACACCGTGTTCGAGAAGCTGCACTTGATATCCGGGCCGGTTCCGTTTCTGACCGACTCCACGATGTTGCTGGTCTCCGCCATGATCGTCACGATCTGGAAGGGCCTCGGCTACTACATGGTCTTCTACCTGGCGGCGCTGGGGAACGTGCCGACGTCGCTGTACGAGGCGGCCGCACTCGACGGCGCGGGGGCCGTACGCCGCTTCCTCAGCATCACCATCCCCAGCGTGAAACCGATGATGCTGCTGGTCGGAACGCTGTCGGCGATCTCGGCGCTGCGCGTGTTCACCGAGATCTACATCCTCGGCGGGGAGAGCGGCGGGCCCGGCGGCGGCGCCCGGACGCTGCCGTTCCTGATCCGCCAGGTCGGGCTGGGCTTCGCCGGGGAGACGGGGTACGCGGCGGCCATCTCGATCCTGCTGTTCCTGCTGACGCTGGTGTTCAGCCTGCTGGGGCACCGGTTGTCGAAGGGAGACGAGAGGTGA
- a CDS encoding carbohydrate ABC transporter permease — protein sequence MTELSSPGVRQAPRAPATGRSRDHRPSRDRRHFRPHGRSRKATLGLTGRYLTLCLMLVVMLGPIVWQFLTSLKGRGENVYGGVLPSQPTLDNYVRVAESFPLVQYVGNTLIVAALAVTSNCVFAAMGGYALSRAGWRGRRTVFTVLVATLMFPFESVMISMFLTVRSMGLVDTLIGVWLPGAVSVLNLMIMRAAFLAVPKEVEEAAVLDGANEWQRFTRVFVPAAKGALAVVCLTSFMGAWDDFLWPLIVLTNSDHYTLQLGLKSLAGATTVNDQRLIAAGAMAALIPMMALFFALQRYFFRGVGEGALKT from the coding sequence GTGACCGAACTGTCCTCCCCAGGCGTACGGCAGGCCCCGCGCGCCCCGGCCACGGGCCGCAGCCGCGACCACCGCCCCAGCCGCGACCGCCGCCACTTCCGCCCCCACGGTCGCAGCCGCAAAGCAACCCTCGGCCTCACCGGCCGCTACCTCACCCTCTGCCTCATGCTGGTGGTGATGCTGGGCCCCATCGTCTGGCAGTTCCTGACCTCGCTGAAGGGCCGTGGGGAGAACGTCTACGGAGGCGTGCTGCCCAGCCAGCCGACGCTCGACAACTACGTACGCGTCGCCGAATCGTTCCCCCTGGTCCAGTACGTCGGCAACACGCTGATCGTCGCCGCCCTGGCCGTCACCTCGAACTGCGTGTTCGCCGCGATGGGCGGCTACGCGCTGTCCCGGGCCGGGTGGCGCGGGCGGCGGACGGTCTTCACGGTGCTGGTCGCGACGCTGATGTTCCCGTTCGAGTCCGTGATGATCTCGATGTTCCTCACGGTGCGGTCGATGGGTCTGGTGGACACGCTCATCGGGGTGTGGCTGCCCGGCGCCGTCTCCGTGCTCAACCTGATGATCATGCGGGCCGCCTTCCTCGCCGTACCGAAGGAGGTGGAGGAGGCCGCCGTCCTGGACGGGGCCAACGAGTGGCAGCGCTTCACGCGGGTGTTCGTGCCGGCCGCGAAGGGCGCGCTGGCGGTGGTCTGTCTGACCAGCTTCATGGGCGCCTGGGACGACTTCCTGTGGCCGCTGATCGTACTGACCAACAGCGATCACTACACGCTGCAACTCGGTCTGAAATCGCTCGCCGGAGCCACCACGGTCAACGACCAGCGGCTCATCGCGGCGGGGGCGATGGCCGCGCTGATCCCGATGATGGCGCTGTTCTTCGCCCTCCAGCGGTACTTCTTCCGCGGCGTGGGCGAGGGGGCGCTGAAGACGTGA
- a CDS encoding glycoside hydrolase 5 family protein — protein sequence MGANYTPRTGWFHHWLDFDLDDVRRDLDALATLGLDHVRVFALWPVFQPNRSFVRPRAVEQLGQLVDAAAQCGLDVAVDALQGHLSSFDFVPSWLRTWHRRNLFTDPDAVDGAARYLETLASALAGRPNFLGMTLGNEVNQFSGPPHPDPDPCTYEEAGQWLTRLLEVCERAAPGRLHTHAEYDAVWFQDGHPFTPAQAARLGRATTIHSWVFNGTAQRHGYEGTATVRLAEYLIELATAWADDPARPVWLQEVGAPAPLVPPEQAAAFATATVGNALTCERLSGITWWCSHDVSRELADFPELEYGLGLLTSDGEVKPAGRALAEAAARLRAEPPRPVRRTTALVLDAGEEATAPHRSVCAPGGPFFEAWVRLADQGVRAAAVLAGRVRDAVYLESRGITEVVRPSDVK from the coding sequence ATGGGCGCCAACTACACGCCCCGTACCGGCTGGTTCCACCACTGGCTCGACTTCGATCTCGACGACGTACGCCGCGACCTGGACGCGCTCGCCACGCTCGGCCTGGACCACGTCCGTGTCTTCGCCCTCTGGCCGGTCTTCCAGCCCAACCGTTCCTTCGTCCGCCCGCGCGCCGTCGAACAGCTCGGGCAGCTGGTGGACGCCGCCGCGCAGTGCGGCCTCGACGTCGCGGTGGACGCGCTCCAAGGCCACCTGTCGAGCTTCGACTTCGTACCGTCCTGGCTGCGCACCTGGCACCGGCGGAACCTGTTCACCGACCCCGACGCGGTCGACGGCGCGGCCCGCTATCTGGAGACGCTCGCCTCGGCACTTGCCGGACGTCCCAACTTCCTGGGTATGACGCTGGGCAACGAGGTCAACCAGTTCTCCGGACCGCCGCACCCGGACCCCGACCCGTGTACGTACGAGGAGGCCGGGCAGTGGCTGACACGGCTGCTGGAGGTCTGCGAGCGGGCCGCGCCGGGGCGGCTGCACACCCACGCCGAGTACGACGCGGTGTGGTTCCAGGACGGCCACCCCTTCACGCCCGCGCAGGCCGCGCGGCTCGGGCGGGCCACCACCATCCACTCCTGGGTCTTCAACGGCACCGCCCAGCGGCACGGGTACGAGGGGACCGCCACGGTACGGCTGGCCGAGTACCTGATCGAGCTGGCCACGGCCTGGGCGGACGATCCGGCGCGGCCGGTCTGGCTCCAGGAGGTGGGCGCCCCCGCCCCGCTCGTCCCGCCCGAGCAAGCCGCCGCGTTCGCCACCGCGACCGTCGGCAACGCCCTGACCTGCGAACGGCTTTCCGGCATCACGTGGTGGTGTTCGCACGACGTGTCACGGGAGCTGGCGGACTTCCCCGAGCTGGAGTACGGGCTGGGCCTGCTCACCTCGGACGGCGAGGTCAAGCCGGCGGGCCGGGCGCTGGCCGAGGCGGCGGCCCGGCTGCGGGCCGAGCCGCCCCGGCCGGTGCGCCGGACGACCGCGCTCGTGCTGGACGCGGGGGAGGAGGCCACGGCCCCGCACCGGTCGGTGTGCGCGCCGGGCGGCCCCTTCTTCGAGGCGTGGGTACGGCTGGCCGACCAGGGCGTACGGGCCGCAGCCGTCCTGGCGGGCCGGGTACGGGACGCCGTGTACCTGGAGAGCCGGGGGATCACGGAGGTGGTCCGGCCCTCGGACGTGAAGTGA
- a CDS encoding alpha-mannosidase, with amino-acid sequence MHDDRSIVEHRLRRVLTDRIVPAVRSRSVPLTIERWEAPGEPVPPAEGLAADYEPTKAGEAWGPAWGTTWFRVTGQIPADWAGRTVEAVLDLGFEANMPGFQCEGLVYRRDGEAVKGLNPRNDWVRVADPAAGGEEVELYVEAASNPVLADHRPTYEGDRLTASHAPLYRVRRMDLVVFETEVWELVQDLEVLGGLMPELDVADARRHGILRAVERALDAVDLKDIPGTAARARAQLADVLASPAHASAHRISAVGHAHIDSAWLWPLRETVRKVARTSSNMVNLMDAHPEFVFAMSQAQQLAWIKEHRPEVFAKVKAKIEAGQFVPVGGMWVESDTNMVGGEAMARQFLYGKKFFLDEFGIETKEVWLPDSFGYTAAMPQLVKLSGADWFLTQKISWSQVNRFPHHTFWWEGIDGTRVFTHFPPVDTYNSDLGGKEMAHAARNYREKGRGSRSLAPFGWGDGGGGATREMLARAARLRDLEGSPRVEIEKPEAFFEKAHAEYPDAPVWAGELYLELHRGTYTSQAKTKQGNRHSESLLREAELWAATAAVRVPGYAYPYEDLERIWKTVLLHQFHDILPGSSIAWVHREARETYARVREELTAIVVAAQTALAGPGDQEIVFNAAPHARGGVPAGGAEPAPGQGGTPVAVRPVTVEPLTVDGRATGGYRLANDRLRIDVDARGLVVSAYDIEAEREAVAPGAAANLLQIHPDFPNMWDAWDVDEFYRHNVTDLVAVDELTVAEAGPEEVRIKVARSFGHGSTVEQTLTLRAGAKVLDIDTEVDWRETETFLKAAFPLDVKADRSASETQFGHVFRATHTNTSWEAAKFEICAHRWIQVEEPGWGAALVNDSTYGHDVTRDIRPDGGQTTTVRLSLLRAPRYPDPETDQGLHRLRCALAPGADIADAVREGHWINLPERTVRGGGPVAPLVGVDNDAVVAEAVKLAEDRSGDVVVRLYESHGGRASATLTAGFPVAEAVETDLLERAMEGSAVGEVRDGRVALTLRPFQVVTVRLVRGAAG; translated from the coding sequence ATGCACGACGACCGCAGCATCGTCGAACACCGCCTGCGCCGTGTCCTGACCGACCGCATCGTGCCCGCCGTCCGCAGCCGGTCCGTGCCGCTGACGATCGAGCGCTGGGAGGCGCCGGGCGAACCGGTGCCGCCCGCCGAGGGCCTGGCCGCCGACTACGAGCCGACGAAGGCCGGGGAGGCGTGGGGGCCCGCCTGGGGCACCACCTGGTTCCGGGTGACCGGGCAGATCCCGGCGGACTGGGCCGGGCGCACCGTCGAAGCCGTACTGGACCTCGGCTTCGAGGCGAACATGCCCGGCTTCCAGTGCGAGGGCCTGGTCTACCGCCGGGACGGCGAGGCCGTGAAGGGCCTCAACCCCCGCAACGACTGGGTGCGCGTCGCCGACCCGGCGGCCGGCGGGGAGGAGGTCGAGCTGTACGTGGAGGCGGCCTCCAACCCCGTACTGGCGGATCACCGGCCCACCTACGAGGGCGACCGGCTCACCGCGAGCCACGCGCCCCTGTACCGGGTGCGGCGGATGGACCTCGTCGTCTTCGAGACCGAGGTCTGGGAGCTGGTCCAGGACCTGGAGGTGCTGGGCGGCCTGATGCCGGAGCTGGACGTGGCCGACGCGCGGCGGCACGGCATCCTGCGCGCCGTCGAACGCGCCCTGGACGCGGTGGACCTGAAGGACATCCCCGGCACGGCCGCGCGGGCCCGCGCACAGCTCGCGGACGTGCTCGCGTCCCCGGCGCACGCCTCGGCCCACCGGATCAGCGCGGTCGGCCACGCGCACATCGACTCCGCCTGGCTGTGGCCGCTGCGCGAGACGGTCCGCAAGGTGGCCCGTACGTCCTCGAACATGGTCAACCTGATGGACGCGCACCCCGAGTTCGTCTTCGCCATGTCGCAGGCGCAGCAGCTGGCCTGGATCAAGGAGCACCGGCCCGAGGTGTTCGCCAAGGTGAAGGCGAAGATCGAGGCGGGGCAGTTCGTGCCGGTCGGCGGCATGTGGGTGGAGTCGGACACCAACATGGTCGGCGGCGAGGCGATGGCCCGGCAGTTCCTGTACGGGAAGAAGTTCTTCCTGGACGAGTTCGGCATCGAGACCAAGGAGGTGTGGCTGCCGGACTCCTTCGGCTACACCGCGGCCATGCCGCAGCTGGTCAAGCTGTCCGGCGCCGACTGGTTCCTGACGCAGAAGATCTCCTGGAGCCAGGTCAACCGCTTCCCGCACCACACCTTCTGGTGGGAGGGCATCGACGGCACCCGCGTCTTCACCCACTTCCCGCCGGTCGATACGTACAACTCCGACCTCGGCGGCAAGGAGATGGCGCACGCCGCCCGCAACTACCGGGAAAAGGGCCGCGGTTCGCGGTCGCTGGCGCCCTTCGGGTGGGGTGACGGGGGCGGCGGCGCCACCCGCGAGATGCTGGCCCGCGCCGCCCGGCTGCGCGACCTGGAGGGCTCGCCGCGGGTCGAGATCGAAAAGCCCGAGGCGTTCTTCGAGAAGGCGCACGCGGAGTACCCGGACGCGCCGGTGTGGGCGGGCGAGCTGTACCTGGAGCTGCACCGCGGCACCTACACCTCCCAGGCCAAGACCAAGCAGGGCAACCGGCACAGCGAGTCGCTGCTGCGCGAGGCCGAGCTGTGGGCCGCCACGGCCGCCGTACGGGTACCGGGCTACGCGTACCCGTACGAGGACCTGGAGCGGATCTGGAAGACGGTGCTGCTGCACCAGTTCCACGACATCCTGCCCGGTTCATCGATCGCGTGGGTGCACCGGGAGGCCCGCGAGACGTACGCGCGGGTCCGCGAGGAGCTGACCGCGATCGTGGTCGCGGCGCAGACCGCGCTGGCGGGCCCGGGGGACCAGGAGATCGTCTTCAATGCCGCCCCGCACGCGCGCGGCGGCGTCCCGGCGGGCGGCGCGGAACCCGCGCCCGGCCAGGGTGGCACGCCCGTCGCCGTACGCCCGGTCACCGTCGAGCCGCTGACCGTGGACGGCCGGGCCACCGGCGGCTACCGCCTCGCCAACGACCGGCTGCGCATCGACGTCGACGCACGCGGGCTGGTCGTGTCGGCATATGACATCGAGGCCGAACGGGAGGCCGTGGCACCGGGCGCGGCGGCCAACCTGCTCCAGATCCACCCGGACTTCCCCAACATGTGGGACGCCTGGGACGTGGACGAGTTCTACCGCCACAACGTCACCGACCTGGTGGCCGTCGACGAGCTGACGGTCGCCGAAGCCGGACCGGAAGAAGTACGGATCAAGGTCGCCCGCTCCTTCGGTCACGGCTCCACCGTCGAGCAGACGCTCACGCTGCGGGCGGGCGCCAAGGTGCTGGACATCGACACCGAGGTGGACTGGCGGGAGACCGAGACGTTCCTCAAGGCCGCCTTCCCGCTGGACGTGAAGGCCGACCGGTCCGCGTCCGAGACCCAGTTCGGGCATGTCTTCCGCGCCACCCACACCAACACGTCCTGGGAGGCCGCCAAGTTCGAGATCTGCGCCCACCGCTGGATCCAGGTCGAGGAGCCCGGCTGGGGCGCGGCGCTGGTCAACGACTCCACGTACGGGCACGACGTCACCCGCGACATCCGCCCGGACGGCGGCCAGACCACGACCGTACGGCTGTCCCTGCTCCGCGCGCCCCGCTACCCGGACCCGGAGACCGACCAGGGCCTCCACCGGCTGCGCTGCGCGCTGGCCCCCGGCGCGGACATCGCGGACGCGGTGCGCGAGGGCCACTGGATCAACCTGCCGGAGCGCACGGTGCGGGGCGGCGGCCCGGTCGCGCCGCTGGTCGGCGTGGACAACGACGCGGTGGTGGCCGAGGCCGTGAAGCTGGCCGAGGACCGGAGCGGCGATGTCGTGGTCCGGCTGTACGAGTCGCACGGCGGGCGGGCGTCGGCGACGCTGACGGCCGGGTTCCCGGTGGCGGAAGCGGTCGAGACGGACCTGTTGGAGCGGGCGATGGAGGGTTCGGCGGTCGGCGAGGTGCGGGACGGGCGGGTGGCGTTGACACTGCGGCCTTTCCAGGTCGTGACCGTACGGCTGGTGCGGGGAGCGGCGGGCTGA
- a CDS encoding glycosyltransferase — MKILIAAAGSYGDVAPYTGLGARLREAGHTVALAADASYAQLVRAAGLEFRSLPADPRREGSGAPGGKRELMRRAAAFVRELGPGIAGAAAPGTDLLLLSATTAPLGRHVAEALGIPSLDLPLQPNAPTGAFPPVVTGTRSLGRWGNRAAGRLSLRIVDRLYADGVRDLRAQLGLPPASARAVRRRRNADSRPVLHGVSPALVPRPADWRPGLELVGNWWPYTAPDATLPPELEDFLAAGPPPVFVGFGSMAAGARDNGGSERLAATVVGALRRAGVRGVIQSGWAGLSGPADGADILTVGEVPHALLFPRTAAVVHHAGAGTTAAALRAGVPAVPVPVTADQPFWAARLAAVGAGTDAVPFRALAAEGAVERLAEAIGRAVREPSYRDAATAVARRMEAEDGAGEVIKAVESAA, encoded by the coding sequence ATGAAGATCCTCATCGCGGCGGCCGGTTCGTACGGCGATGTCGCCCCGTACACCGGTCTCGGCGCCCGCCTCCGGGAGGCCGGGCACACCGTCGCCCTCGCCGCCGATGCCTCGTACGCGCAGCTCGTACGGGCCGCCGGGCTGGAGTTCCGGTCGCTGCCCGCCGATCCCCGGAGAGAAGGCAGCGGAGCCCCCGGCGGAAAGCGGGAGCTGATGCGCCGGGCCGCCGCCTTCGTCCGCGAGCTCGGTCCTGGCATCGCCGGCGCGGCCGCCCCCGGCACCGACCTGCTGCTCCTGTCCGCGACCACCGCCCCGCTCGGCCGCCATGTCGCCGAAGCCCTGGGCATCCCGTCGCTGGACCTCCCCCTCCAGCCGAACGCCCCCACCGGCGCCTTCCCGCCCGTCGTCACGGGCACCCGCTCGCTCGGCCGCTGGGGCAACCGCGCCGCGGGCCGCCTCTCCCTGCGGATCGTGGACCGCCTGTACGCGGACGGGGTACGGGACCTGCGCGCGCAGCTCGGGCTGCCTCCCGCCTCGGCGCGTGCGGTACGCCGGCGCCGGAACGCGGACAGCCGCCCGGTACTGCACGGCGTCAGCCCGGCGCTCGTCCCCCGGCCCGCCGACTGGCGGCCCGGCCTGGAGCTGGTCGGCAACTGGTGGCCGTACACCGCGCCGGACGCCACCCTGCCGCCCGAGCTGGAGGACTTCCTCGCCGCCGGACCGCCGCCCGTCTTCGTCGGATTCGGCAGCATGGCGGCGGGCGCCCGGGACAACGGAGGCTCCGAACGGCTCGCCGCGACCGTCGTCGGCGCCCTGCGCCGCGCCGGGGTCCGCGGCGTGATCCAGTCCGGCTGGGCGGGGCTGAGCGGCCCGGCGGACGGCGCCGACATCCTGACCGTCGGCGAGGTCCCGCACGCCCTGCTCTTCCCGCGTACCGCCGCCGTGGTGCACCACGCGGGCGCGGGCACGACGGCCGCAGCGCTGCGGGCCGGGGTCCCGGCGGTCCCGGTCCCGGTCACCGCCGACCAGCCGTTCTGGGCCGCCCGGCTGGCCGCGGTGGGCGCCGGTACGGACGCGGTGCCGTTCCGTGCCCTGGCGGCGGAGGGTGCCGTGGAACGCTTGGCCGAGGCCATCGGGCGCGCCGTACGGGAGCCGTCGTACCGCGATGCCGCCACCGCCGTCGCGCGGCGCATGGAGGCGGAGGACGGTGCGGGGGAAGTGATCAAGGCGGTGGAGAGCGCGGCGTGA
- a CDS encoding MerR family transcriptional regulator, with the protein MAYSVGQVSGFAGITVRTLHHYDRTGLLSPSARSPAGYRLYSDADLARLQQILFYRQLGFALDEIAAILRDPQANALDHLRARHRLLTEQIGELQRLVEVAERAMEVQRTGVELTPEERFEVFGEVAFDLSYATEAHLKWQHSEGHRRSMARAAAHTKEDWALIMAEAGAWRHRLLAAFDAGEAAEGDPAMDLAEEHRSHITRWFTPCPTDMHCRIAEDFAADARAFALVVPPSQQRPGLAAYLRTAVLANAVRQNAGPAQTDHAQTGPAQAGPSATPEQS; encoded by the coding sequence TCGGGCAGGTCTCGGGCTTCGCGGGCATCACGGTCCGCACCCTCCACCACTACGACAGGACCGGCCTGCTCTCCCCCAGTGCCCGCAGCCCCGCCGGCTACCGCCTCTACAGCGACGCCGACCTGGCCCGCCTCCAGCAGATCCTCTTCTACCGGCAGCTCGGCTTCGCCCTCGACGAGATCGCCGCCATCCTCCGCGACCCGCAGGCCAACGCGCTGGACCACCTGCGCGCCCGGCACCGCCTGCTCACCGAGCAGATCGGCGAGCTGCAGCGGCTGGTCGAGGTCGCCGAGCGGGCCATGGAGGTGCAGCGTACGGGGGTGGAGTTGACGCCCGAGGAGCGCTTCGAGGTCTTCGGCGAGGTCGCCTTCGACCTCAGTTACGCCACCGAGGCGCACCTGAAGTGGCAGCACAGCGAGGGACACCGGCGCTCCATGGCACGTGCCGCCGCGCACACCAAGGAGGACTGGGCACTGATCATGGCCGAGGCCGGCGCGTGGCGGCACCGGCTGCTCGCCGCGTTCGACGCCGGGGAGGCCGCCGAAGGCGACCCGGCCATGGACCTGGCCGAGGAGCACCGGTCGCACATCACCCGCTGGTTCACGCCGTGTCCCACCGACATGCACTGCCGCATCGCCGAGGACTTCGCCGCCGACGCACGGGCCTTCGCCCTGGTCGTCCCGCCGTCCCAGCAGCGGCCGGGCCTCGCCGCGTACCTGCGGACGGCGGTGCTCGCCAACGCGGTACGCCAGAACGCCGGCCCCGCACAGACCGACCACGCACAGACCGGTCCCGCACAGGCCGGTCCCTCCGCCACCCCGGAGCAGTCATGA